In Paenibacillus protaetiae, the genomic stretch TCCACCGGTCACGTGCTGGATGAAAACGGGCAAAAAATGTCCAAATCAAAAGGCAATGTCATCGACCCGTGGGAAATCATCGACGAGTATGGCACGGACGCTTTCCGCTGGGCTTTGCTTGCCGACAGCGCGCCTTGGAACAACAAACGGTTCTCCCGCGGCATCGTAGGCGAAGCCAAATCGAAAGTGGTAGACACAATTGTCAACACCCATGCGTTCTACGCGCTGTATGCTTCGATCGACGGTTTTGTAGCTGAGGAGCATGCGGAGAAGCCGTCCGCCAACAAGCTGGACCGCTGGATCGTATCCCGCCTGAACAGCTTGACGAAGACGGTTGTCAAAGGTTTGGACAGCAACGACTTCCTGAACCCGGCCAAAGCGATTGAAACGTTTGTGGATGAGCTGAGCAACTGGTACATCCGCCGCTCGCGCGACCGTTTCTGGGGCAGCGGACTGACGGAAGATAAAATCGCCGCTTACCAAACGCTGCGCAGCGTACTGCTCACGCTTTCCAAGCTGATCGCGCCGTACACGCCGCTTGTGGCGGAAGATGTATACGGTAACCTCGGGGGCGGCGAAAGCGTGCATCTGGCCGACTATCCGGTTGCAGACGAAGCGGCAATCGACGAGCAGCTGGAGCGGGACATGGAGAACGCGAAGCTCATTGTGGAGCTGGCGCGCAACGTCCGCAACGAAACCGGCATCAAGACGCGCCAGCCGTTGTCGGAGCTGATCGTTTCACTTAGCGATGATTTTGATGTAGAAGGCTATCAAGACATTATCAAGGATGAAATCAATGTGAAGGCTATTGCAGTTCAACATAGCGACAGCGGGTTTGTTGATTTTGCTTTCAAGCTGAATTTGAAGCTTGCCGGCAAAAAATACGGCAAAAACGTTGGCCCAATCCAAGCCTGGCTGAAAGGTCTGTCTCCGGATCAGACACGCGCTGCCATGCAAGAAGGCGCTCTTGCCTTTACGACAGCGGAAGGCGAAGCACTCTCGATTGCCATCGACGAGCTGCTTGTCGAAAAACAAGCGAAGTCCGGTTTCGCGTCCGCTTCTGCTAATGGCGTGACTGTTGCGCTCAATACGGAAATTACGCCTGCGCTTGAGCAGGAGGGCTGGGTGCGCGAAGTAGTGCGTGCCGTTCAGGATACGCGCAAAAAGCTGGACCTGCCGATCGAACGCCGCATTGATCTTGTGCTTGAGGCTGACCGCGAGCTGCAGGCTGCACTTGAAGCATTTGAAGATGTGCTGCGCGAAAGCGTCCTGCTGAACAGTGTAACGTATGGAACGGATGCGCAAATGGAACGCGTACAGCTTGGGGAAAAAGAGTTAGGAATCCATATTCGCGGGTAATATATATTAGTCAGGCATTTCGCCGGCTATAAATGAATAAGCCATACAAACGGCGCCTAATGTCCCGCTGTCAGCGGCATTCGGCCAGGCTCCCTGCGCGGAGCCGCACCGCCTGTATGGCTTTAATACTCGCGAAACGGCCCCTCCGAATGGAGGCGGAATGGTTTTCGCCTGCAAAGGGGGACGGAGATGGAGCGCAAGCCGGATAAGGAGCGGACGGATGATCGGGATGAAATCATTCAGTCGTTAAGCTTTCTCGATAAACGGCTTCAAAAAATTGCCGCTGATATGGAGAAAACGCAAATTGCCGATTACGTCGATTTGATGAACCGGCCATTTAAGCTGATTTGGCGAAATCTCGTTGCCGGTCTGGCCAGAGGCGTCGGCATCGCGGTCGGGTTTACTTTTTTTGCGGCAACGATTATTTACTTCCTCCAAATATTAGGCGCTTTGAATTTGCCGATTATTGGCGACTATATAGCGGACATTGTCCGCATCGTGCAAATTCAGCTGGAAGGCAAAACGTATTAATGAAAGAAGAGAACCGTTAATTAACGGTTCTCTTCGTCTTCAGGAGCAATATCCGGCTCCAAGCCGTGGTCGCCTTCATCCGCGTCCAGATAATGGTCGTACCGGCGGTTGCGTACAATATACGTATGGCGCCCGGTAATGTCAGAAGCGACAAAACTTTCGAACGGCTCGACATAACCGTCCAGCTCATCTGCTTCAATACCGACATGGTCATAATCGGTTGCTTCATTGTTTTCGGAATAGGCGGGTGATGAGGAATCGCCCCAGCTTTCAACGATTTGCCAGGCGTCTTCGCCGTCAAAGCCGTTGTAGGAATCCTGCTCGTCCATACTGGTTCGTCCAAACGGCGGATTCAGGAACTGTTCCTCGACCGGGCGATTACTGGACATTTGCTGCCTCGGTGCATGCTCGGCGCAATATAAAGCATCGGGCAGCGCTTCAAGCCGCTCAAACGGAATATCGCGGCCGCATGTCCGGCAGACGCCGTAGGTACCGGCGTCCATAGCTTGAAGCGCAGCGTCGATCCGGTACAGATGCAGCTCCTTATTTTCCAGCAGGGCGATGTCCTTGCCGCGTTCAAACATTTCGGAGCCCAAGTCGGCCGGATGATTGTCAATCGGCGACAACTCCCCGGTCATATCGCGCATTGACTCGGTCAAGCCGTAATGGCCGTTTGCTTCCAGCTCGCGTTCGACGGCTGCTTTATCTTGTTCCAGCCTCTGCCGAAGCTGCTCAAGCTGACTGCGTTGAAGAGCCATATTTTACCGCTTCCTTTCACATCGAAGTGAGGCCTGCATGGCAATAGCATTTGCAGGAGAGCCTTAATTATTGTGAGGACATCGCTGGGAATTGCAATTGGAAATGAAGTGGCGGCGCTGTCTGCCATTATGCTACAATATGGACGGACATATTAAGGGGGATGGCAAATTACATGCGCTTGTTCTATTACGGAATTGCATTGTTTGTATTTGTGCTTGATTTGGTAACGAAAAAAATCGTTGAAGCCCAATTGGAAATTAGCGATCAAATCAGCGTCATAGGGAATTTTTTCCTTATTACGTCTTACCGCAATCGCGGGGCGGCATTTTCCATATTGCAAGACCAGCGTTTCTTCTTTATTGCCATAACGGTTATTATCGCTGTCGGCATTATATGGTACATGCAGTCCATAAAAGATAAAAACCGCGCGATTTTGTTGACCGGGCTTGGTTTTGTGCTAGGCGGAGCTACCGGCAATTTTTTGGACCGCGCGCTGACAGGCGAAGTGGTTGATTTTCTGCAATTCAATTTCGGCAGCTACACGTTTCCGATCTTTAACATCGCCGATTCGGCCATTACCGTCGGCGTAGTGCTTATTATTATTGACACGTTACTGCATTCAAAAGATGAGAATAAGAGCTTGAATGGCGGAGAGGACAAGGAAAACAACGGGCATGAGCAACGTACCATCTCTTAATACGGAAGATCAGTTTGAATGGGTCGTTTCGCAGCAGCAAGCAGGCGAACGATTGGATAAATTTGTTAACGAACAATTGGATATCGACGGCGTCTCCCGGACGCAAATCCAGGACTGGATTAAGCAGGGAGCAGTGCAAGTCAACGGCAAGGCCGTCAAACCTAACTATAAATTAAATGAAAGCGACCAGCTGCTGGTTGTCGTACCGGAGCCGGAGGACGCCTCGATTGAACCGGAACCTATTCCGCTGGACATCGTTTATGAGGATTCGGATGTAATCGTCATCAATAAGCCAAGAGGCATGGTCGTGCATCCGGCTGCCGGACATTCCTCCGGCACGGTCGTTAATGCTTTGATGTACCACTGCAAAGATTTGTCCGGCATTAACGGCATGCTTCGTCCCGGCATCGTACACCGTATCGACAAAGATACATCCGGTTTGCTGATGGCCGCCAAAAACGACCTGGCGCATATTTCGCTGGCCGAGCAGCTGAAGGATCACTCTGTTACCCGCAAATACATTGCGCTTGTTCATGGCAATATGCCGCATGATCAAGGAACGGTGGATGCGCCGATCGGCCGCGACCCGCATGACCGGAAACTGTTTACGGTTACCGACCAGAACAGCAAGCGCGCCGTGACGCATTTTCTTGTAAAAGAGCGGATCGGCGACGATTTTACGCTGCTCGAGCTTCAGCTCGAAACAGGAAGAACGCATCAAATCCGCGTCCATATGAAATATATCGGTTACCCGCTGGCAGGCGATCCGGTATACGGCCGCAACAAGACGGTTGCATTAAACGGGCAGGCTCTGCATGCCGCGGTTATCGGCTTCAGACATCCGCGCAGCGGACAATATTTGGAATTTGAAGCGCCGATTCCGGATGATATGGAGCAAGTACTGCAAGCATTAAGACAACGTTAATCAGGCTAAAATAAATAAGCTACCACAGTTCCGATGCGAAAAGTGCAAACTTTTCTCCAATTAAGTCATTAATGTGAATCGGTCAAGTAAGCTATCCTAGAGCTAAATCGTACTTTTTTAGGTACAACCTATAAGGATTGGTGATTTCATGACTCTCATTAACGGCAATTATCTGGAGCTGCAAGGCAGCTATTTGTTTTCGGAAGTGGCGAAACGCCGCACCAAATTTGCTCAAGAAAATCCAAACGCGGAAATTATTAGCCTTGGCATTGGCGATGTCACGCGCGGCCTGCCGGAAGCGGTTATTAAAGCGATGCACAGCGCGGTTGACGAAATGGCTGTACCGGGCTCTTTCCGTGGTTACGGCCCTGAGCAAGGGTACGATTTCTTGATTAACGCTATTATTGAAAATGACTATAAAGCCCGCGGCATCGACATTCAAGCGAATGAAGTCTTCCTTAGCGACGGGTCGAAATGCGACGTAGGCAACATTCAGGAAATTTTCAGCAACGATACGATTGTGGCCGTGCAGGACCCCGTCTATCCGGTATATGTGGATACGAACGTAATGGCTGGCCGTTCGGGCAAATTCAATAAAGAGACGAACCGCTATGATAACATCGTGTATCTGGAATGCACGGCGGACAATAACTTTAAACCAAGCTTGCCTGACCGCAAAGCGGATTTGATCTACCTCTGCTACCCGAACAATCCGACGGGCATGACGCTTTCGAAAGACGAACTGAAAAAATGGGTCGATTATGCCAAAGCTAACAATGCGATCATTTTGTATGACTCGGCTTATGAAGCGTTTATTCAAGAAGAGGATGTTCCGCACAGCATTTATGAAATTGAAGGCGCTAAGGAAGTGGCCATCGAATTCCGCAGCTTCTCCAAAACAGCCGGCTTTACGGGCATCCGCTGCGCGTACACGGTAGTGCCGCGCGAGCTGAAAGGCTTTACGCCTGACGGCCAGCAAGTGCTGCTGAACGATCTGTGGAACCGCCGCCACACGACGAAGTTTAACGGTGTGTCCTATGTGACGCAGCGCGGTGCGGCTGCCATTTATTCGCCGGAAGGCAAAGAGCAGATCAAAGCGCTTGTTGATTATTACATGACCAATGCTAAAATTATCCGCGAAGGACTTGCTTCGATCGGCCTGGAAGTGTATGGCGGCGTTAACGCACCGTATATCTGGCTGAAGACGCCAAACGGCCTTGATTCCTGGGCGTTTTTTGACAAGCTGCTTTCGGAAGCGAACATTGTCGGAACGCCAGGCGTCGGTTTTGGCCAAAGCGGCCAAGGCTACTTCCGCCTCACCGCTTTCGGCAGCCGTGAAAACACGGAAAAAGCAGTGGAAAGAATCCGCGGCCTGTCGCTGTAACATCCATTTATTAGAAGCTCTATCCAACTGCCGCAAAGCCGATTGGCTGCGCGGCAGTTTTTATTTGACATGTACAATCGCCCGCATAAACGGCCATACTAAAAAGGTCCTTTATAGCTCTTGACAGGAGTCATGATGTCTGGCATAATTTCTACGATACATGGCAGTACCTTTAACTCAGTCCCGTGAGGCTGGCAAGGTAGCGTGAATAACTTTTGTACCGGGCAATGGATAGTGCAGCCGGGGTAAGCCGTCTCTCGAGGCAGAGCGCGGATGCCCTTGGCTGTCCGTGCGCCTGTGTGCAATGACACACTCCTTGCGTTAAGCAAGGAGTTTTTTTGTGCCTAAAGTTACTGCGCCCTTCGGTTAAAGCAACCCACAACTAAGGCAAGCTGCGGAAAAGGAGGAAGGCTTCAGATGGAGGAACAACGTTTAGTGCTTATGGATGAGACGGCAATCCGCCGTGCTTTGACTCGAATCGCCCATGAAATTGTCGAACGGAATAAAGGAATCGACGATTGCGTGTTCGTCGGCATTCGAACAAGAGGCATCTACTTGGCAAGAAGAATTGCTGAACGTATTAACGACATCGAAGGCAAACCGGTTAATGTGTACGATCTTGACATTACGCATTACCGCGATGACCGGGTCCGGCCGGAGGTATCCGACGCGGAAGTGGTCGGTCTGCCGGAAGACCTGATTAACGGAACGTTCACAGTGCAAGACAAACGGGTCATTCTGTTTGACGATGTGCTGTTCACCGGACGAACGATTCGCGCTGCGATGGATGCGCTGATGGACAGCGGCAGGCCGCAAAGCATTCAGCTGGCCGTGCTGGTGGACAGAGGACATCGCGAGCTGCCGATCCGTCCGGATTTTGTAGGCAAAAACGTGCCGACCTCAAAGCAGGAAGAAATTCAAGTTTCCTTGTCTGAAATTGACTCGACCGATCAAGTAACGATTATTCAACAAAGGGGCAAGCTGTATGACAACACTGACAGCTCTTAAACAGCGTAGTTTGCTCGGACTGAAAGAACTGGATAAAGAAGAAATCGAATCGATTTTGCAGCGTGCGGCATTTTGGGAACAGCAGGACAACAAAGTAAATGAAGTCCTGAACGGCAAATTTATCGCCAACATGTTTTTCGAGAACAGCACGCGCACCCGCTTTTCCTTCGAAGTAGCGGAGAAACGGCTTGGCGCAGAAGTTCTGAACTTCGCAGCGGCCGCTTCCAGCGTAGAGAAAGGCGAATCGATCTACGATACAGTCAAAACGCTTGAGTCGATGGGGATTGACGCAGGCGTCATCCGGCTGAAGCCAATCGGCGTACTGGCCGAGCTTGCCGACAAAATTAAAGTGCCGCTGATCAATGCCGGCGACGGCAACAATGAACACCCGACACAAGCGCTGCTTGACTTGTATACGATGCGCAACCATTTTGGCAATTTGAGAGGTTTGACTGTTACAATTGTCGGCGATGTGATGCACAGCCGCGTGGCTCGTTCGAATGTGTACGCGCTGCGCAAATTTGGCGCTAACGTTCAATTCTGCTCGCCGGATAATATGCGCGCGCCCGAACTGGACGTACGGGAAGTTTCGATGGATGAGGCGCTGAAATCAGATGTGGTTATGATGCTTCGCGTCCAGCTGGAACGCCATGAAAGCGGCAAGCTGAAATCCGCTGAGCAATACCGTGCACAATACGGCCTGACTGTAGAACGAGCGGCTAAAATCGGCTCCCATGCCATTATTATGCACCCGGCTCCCGTAAACCGGAACGTCGAAATCGACAGCGAGCTTGTCGAGCATCCGCAATCCCGCATCTTTACGCAAATGGCGAACGGCGTGCCGATTCGGATGGCGGTTATCGAACGGGCTTTAAGCTAGAACATCTAAGCAAATCGAATAAAACCGGAGGGTGAACAAACAATGTCATTATGGATTATAGGCGGCAACGTATGGAACGAAGCCTCTGGCCAATTGGAGAAAAAAAATATCCGAATCGAAGGAACGGCAATCGCAGAAATCATGGACGGTTCGGTAACACCGGACACCGGCTCCGCTGAAGTGATTGACGCAGCCGGCAAGCTGGTATCGGCTGGTTTCATCGATATGCACGTGCATCTTCGTGATCCGGGATTTGAACATAAAGAAGATATCGAAACAGGAACGAAATCGGCGGCAAAAGGCGGCTTTACGACAATCGCTTGCATGCCGAATACACGTCCGGTGACGGACACGCCGGAAACGGTCGAATATATTTTGAACAAAACGGCGGAGGTGGGCTCCGTGAAGGTGCTGCCTTACGCCGCCATTACGAAAAACGAGCTGGGCCGCGAGCTGACCGACTTCGCCGCGCTTAAAGCAGCCGGAGCTATCGGCTTTACGGATGACGGCGTTGGCGTCCAAAGCGCGCAAATGATGAAGGATGCGATGGCGCTTGCCAAATCGCTGGACATGCCGGTAATCGCGCATTGCGAAGACAACACGCTGGTTGAAGGCTTGTACGTGTCGGAAGGCGAATTTGCCCGCAAAAACGGCATCAAAGGCATTCCGAACGAATCGGAAGCCATTCATGTCGGCCGCGACGTTCTGCTTGCGGAATCGACAGGCGCGCATTACCATGTGTGCCATGTGAGCACGGAGCAGTCGGTCCGCCTGATCCGCCTTGCTAAGAGCGTCGGCGTGCAAGTAACTGCAGAAGTGTGCCCGCACCATCTGGTATTGTCCGATGAAGACATTCCGGGCATGGATCCGAACTGGAAGATGAACCCGCCGCTCCGTACGCCTCGTGACGTACAGGCGGTCATCGAAGGGCTGGAAGACGGCACGATTGACATCATCGTAACCGACCATGCGCCGCATGCTGCGGAAGAAAAAGCAAAAGGCATGCAGCTTGCGCCGTTTGGCATCGTTGGTTTTGAAACGGCGTTTCCGCTGTTGTATACAAAATTTGTGCGCACGGGCAAATGGTCGCTCGGCTTCCTGCTGCAGCGCATGACCAGCGACCCTGCAAGGGTGTTCCGTCTTGCGGAAGGCCGTCTTGAAGCAGGCGCTCCGGCGGATATTACGATCGTTGATTTGGACAACGAGCGTGCAGTCGATCCGGCAACCTTTGCTTCCAAAAGCAATAATACGCCATTTGGCGGCTGGAAGCTGTACGGCTGGCCGGTAGCGACCGTGGTGAACGGCGCCGTTGTTTGGGCAGAATAAGCAATAGAACAGAACATGCACACCTGAGGAGTGATACGGATGGAAGCAAGATTATTGTTGGAGGACGGCACGTTGTTTACGGGTCTCTCGTTTGGAGCGGAAACCGAAACGATGGGCGAAGTCGTTTTTAATACAGGCATTACCGGTTATCAAGAAGTAATTTCGGACCCGTCTTACTGCGGGCAAATCGTTACGATGACTTATCCGCTGGTTGGCAACTACGGCATCGCGCGCGACGATTTCGAATCGATTCGTCCTTATATTCACGGTTTTGTTGTTCGCCGCCACGAACCGGTGCCAAGCAACTGGCGCGCCCAATACACGCTGGACCGCCTGCTGAAGGAATACGGCATTCCGGGCATCAGCGATATCGACACACGCATGCTGACTCGCAAGCTGCGCCATTTTGGCACGATGAAAGGCATTCTGACGACGGGCAAAGAACGGATCGAAGAGCTGCAGGAACGCCTGTCGCTGACGACGCTGATGACCGATCAAGTTGCCCGCACCTCGACCAAATCGGCTTTCTCGAGCCCAGGCGAAGGCGAGCGTATCGTGCTTGTCGACTTCGGCGCAAAAAGCGGCATTCTGCGCGAGCTGACGAAACGTGGCTGCGACGTTGTCGTTGTGCCTCATGACACAACGGCGGACGAAATCCGCCGCCTGGCTCCGGACGGCATTCAATTGTCCAACGGCCCTGGCGACCCGAAAGACGTTCCTTACGCGGTCAAAATGATTTCCGAGCTGCTCGGCGAATTCCCGATCTTCGGCATTTGCCTTGGCCACCAGCTGTTTGCCCTTGCTTGCGGCGCAGATACGTCCAAGCTGAAATTCGGCCATCGGGCGGAAACCATCCGGTCAAAGAACTGGAAAGCGGCCGCTGCTACATTACATCGCAAAACCATGGCTACACGGTGCTTGACGAATCCGTGGCCAACACAGACCTGATTGTTACGCATATCAATAACAACGATAAAACCATCGAAGGTTTGAAGCATAAGCAATATCCGGCTTTCTCGGTGCAGTATCACCCGGAAGCGGCGCCTGGCCCGTTTGATTCCAGCTACCTATTCGATCAATTCCTGGATATGATCCGCGAACATAAAAGCCAAAACCCACAAAAGCCTCGTCAAGCTATACTTGCGGAGACGTTGAAAGGAGAGCTTCTGTATGCCCAAAAATAAAGAGCTGAAAAAAATTCTCGTTATCGGTTCCGGCCCGATCGTTATCGGCCAAGCGGCCGAGTTTGACTACGCCGGCACACAAGCTTGCCAAGCGTTAAAAGAAGAAGGTTATGAAGTTGTTCTGATTAACAGCAACCCGGCTACGATTATGACCGACACGAACATGGCCGACAAAGTGTATATCGAGCCGATTACCCTTGAGTTTGTAACGCAAATTATCCGTCAGGAGCGTCCTGACGGCCTGCTGCCGACACTGGGCGGCCAAACCGGCCTGAACATGGCCGTTGAGCTTGCGAAAGCGGGCGTGCTGGAGCGCGAAGGCGTGAAGCTGCTTGGTACGCAGCTGTCGTCCATCGAGCAGGCGGAAGACCGCGACCTGTTCCGCGACCTGATGCGCCGCCTGGATCAGCCGGTGCCGGAAAGCACCATTGTAACAACGGTGGAAGAAGCGGTAGCTTTTGCTAACGAAATCGGCTATCCGATCATCGTTCGTCCGGCTTACACGCTGGGCGGCACTGGCGGCGGCATTTGCGCGAACGAAGAAGAGCTGCTGGAGACGGTTGCTTCCGGTATCCGCTACAGCCCGATCAATCAATGCTTGATCGAGAAATCGATCGCCGGCATGAAGGAAGTTGAATATGAAGTAATGCGCGACGCCAACGATAACTGTATCGTGGTGTGCAATATGGAAAACTTCGACCCGGTTGGCGTTCATACCGGCGACAGTATCGTCGTAGCGCCAAGCCAAACGTTGTCCGACCGCGAATATCAAATGCTTCGCTCGGCATCGCTCAAAATTATCCGCGCGCTGAATATCGAAGGCGGCTGCAACGTGCAGTATGCGCTTGATCCGTTCAGCTTCCAATATTATGTCATCGAAGTAAATCCGCGCGTAAGCCGCTCCTCTGCGCTTGCATCCAAAGCAACCGGTTATCCGATTGCGAAGATGGCGGCCAAAATCGCAGTTGGCTACACGCTGGACGAACTCGTTAACCCGGTTACAGGCCAAACGTATGCATGCTTCGAGCCTACGCTCGACTACATCGTATCGAAAATCCCGCGTTGGCCGTTCGATAAGTTCGTGAACGCCAACCGCAAGCTGGGCACGCAAATGAAAGCAACCGGCGAAGTTATGGCGATTGGCCGCACGTTCGAGGAATCGATCCATAAAGCAGTTCGCTCGCTGGAAATCGGCGTTCACCGCCTGCATTTGAAAGAAGCGCACAAGCTGGATGACGAAACGCTGCGCACCCGCCTGGTGAAGCCGGACGACGAGCGTATGTTCCTGATCGCAGAAGCGTTCCGCCGCGGCTACACGCTGCAAGAGATTCAAGACCTGACAAAGGTTGACTGGTGGTTCCTGGATAAAATCGAAGGCATCGTAGCGTTTGAAGATAAAATCCGCAAAGAAACGGCGTTGTCGAAAGAAACGCTGTATGCGGCAAAACGGAAAGGCTTCTCGGACCGTTCCATTGCGGAACTGCGCCGCGAAGGCAATCCGAAAGGCAGCAATACGGACGAGCATGAAGTGCGCGCGACGCGTCTTGAACTCGGCATCAAGCCGGTTTACAAAATGGTTGACACATGTGCTGCCGAGTTTGAAGCAACAACGCCTTACTACTACTCGACTTATGAAGTCGAAAACGAAGTAACCGAAACTAACAAGCAAAAAGTGCTTGTGCTTGGTTCCGGCCCGATTCGGATCGGCCAAGGCATCGAGTTCGACTATTCGACTGTGCATGCGGTTTGGGCGATTCAAAAAGCGGGTTACGAAGCGGTGATTATTAACAACAACCCGGAAACCGTATCGACGGACTTCAGCACGTCCGACCGCCTGTACTTCGAGCCGCTTTTCTTCGAAGATGTAATGAACGTCATCGAGCAGGAGAAACCAATCGGCGTTATCGTTCAGTTCGGCGGCCAAACGGCGATCAACCTGGCTGCGCCGCTGGTCAAAGCCGGCGTTCGCATCCTCGGTTCGAGCCTGGAAAGCATCGACGCTGCGGAAGACCGCAAAAAATTCGAAGCGCTGCTTCGCAAGCTTGACATCGCTCAGCCGCAAGGCAGCACGGTAACAAGCGTTGACGAAGCGGTTGAAACGGCGCAAAGCCTTGGCTATCCGGTACTGGTGCGTCCTTCGTACGTCCTTGGCGGACGCGCGATGGAAATTGTATACTCCGATCAAGAGCTGCTGAGCTACATGGAAGTAGCGGTTAAAATCAATCCGGAGCATCCGGTCCTGATCGACCGTTACATGCTGGGCAAAGAAGCTGAAGTTGACGCGATTTGCGACGGCGAAACGGTTCTTATCCCAGGCATCATGGAGCATGTGGAACGCGCAGGCGTTCACTCCGGCGACTCGATCGCGGTATATCCGCCGCAATCGCTGTCGGAGGACATCAAAGCGCAAATCGTCGACATCACGGTTAAAATCGCAAAAGAGCTGAAAGTTATCGGCCTTGTGAATATCCAGTTCGTTATTCATAACGATAACGTATATGTTATCGAAGTGAACCCGCGTTCGTCCCGTACAGTTCCGTTCCTGAGCAAAGTAACGAATCTGCCGATGGCGAACCTGGCAACCAAAGCGATTATGGGCACGAAGCTTGCCGATCTTGGCTATGAAGACGGCCTGTGGCCGGAAGATGACTTCGTATCGGTGAAAGTGCCGGTATTCTCCTTCGCGAAGCTGCGCCGCGTTGACCCGACGCTGACGCCGGAAATGAAATCGACGGGCGAAGTAATGGGCCGCGATCAGCAATATGCCAAAGCACTGTATAAAGGGCTTGTAGGCGCAGGCATGAAAATTCCGCAGCAAGGCGCAATTATTGCGACTGTAGCTGACAAGGATAAAGAAGAAGCGACGGAACTGCTCCGCGGATTCTACCAGCTCGGCTACAAAATTCTCGCAACCGGCGGCACGGCAACAGCTCTTGAAGCGGCCGGCATTAAAGTCGAACGCGTCAACAAGCTGAGCGAAGGTTCGCCTAACATTCTGGACATGATCCGTGAAGGCAAAGCGCATTTTGTAGTGAACACGCTCACCAAAGGCAAAACGCCGGAGCGCGACGGCTTCCGTATTCGCCGCGAAGCGGTTGAGAACGGCGTCGTGTGCATGACCTCGCTGGATACGGTCCGCGCACTGCTTCGGATGATTGAGACGATTAACTTCGCGTCCCGTCCGATGCCGGTTTTGCAAAAATAAATGATTGAGCACGGTCAAACGATTCGTTCCCGGTACAGCGCCTTAGCGGCGCTTGCCGGTGGACGGCGGTTGGCCGTTTATTATGAGAGGAGCGGGAGCAATGTTAACCAAAGATCAGGCAGCCGGCCGGATTATGGTCGCTTTGGATTATCCGGATGCGGGTTCCGCGGACAAGCTGCTGCGCGAGCTGGAAGGCATCCCTTGTTATATGAAGGTTGGCATGCAGCTGTTTTACGCCGCTGGCCCTTCTTTTGTGGACAGCTTGAAACGGCAGGGCTACCGGGTTTTCCTCGATGTGAAAATGCATGATATTCCGAATACCGTCAAAGGCGGCGCGAACAGCATTACAAAGCTGGGCGTCGATATGTTTAACGTTCATGCCGCAGGCGGGTCGGCGATGATGAAGGCGGCGCTTGAAGGCGTGGAGGCTGCTGTTGCAGGCGGCGCCGAACGCCCTGCGGTTATCGCCGTAACCCAGCTGACCAGCACAAGCCAGGAAGTGCTGAACGGCGAGATCGGCATCGCAGGAACGGTGGAGCAAGCGG encodes the following:
- a CDS encoding dihydroorotase, which translates into the protein MSLWIIGGNVWNEASGQLEKKNIRIEGTAIAEIMDGSVTPDTGSAEVIDAAGKLVSAGFIDMHVHLRDPGFEHKEDIETGTKSAAKGGFTTIACMPNTRPVTDTPETVEYILNKTAEVGSVKVLPYAAITKNELGRELTDFAALKAAGAIGFTDDGVGVQSAQMMKDAMALAKSLDMPVIAHCEDNTLVEGLYVSEGEFARKNGIKGIPNESEAIHVGRDVLLAESTGAHYHVCHVSTEQSVRLIRLAKSVGVQVTAEVCPHHLVLSDEDIPGMDPNWKMNPPLRTPRDVQAVIEGLEDGTIDIIVTDHAPHAAEEKAKGMQLAPFGIVGFETAFPLLYTKFVRTGKWSLGFLLQRMTSDPARVFRLAEGRLEAGAPADITIVDLDNERAVDPATFASKSNNTPFGGWKLYGWPVATVVNGAVVWAE
- the carB gene encoding carbamoyl-phosphate synthase large subunit translates to MPKNKELKKILVIGSGPIVIGQAAEFDYAGTQACQALKEEGYEVVLINSNPATIMTDTNMADKVYIEPITLEFVTQIIRQERPDGLLPTLGGQTGLNMAVELAKAGVLEREGVKLLGTQLSSIEQAEDRDLFRDLMRRLDQPVPESTIVTTVEEAVAFANEIGYPIIVRPAYTLGGTGGGICANEEELLETVASGIRYSPINQCLIEKSIAGMKEVEYEVMRDANDNCIVVCNMENFDPVGVHTGDSIVVAPSQTLSDREYQMLRSASLKIIRALNIEGGCNVQYALDPFSFQYYVIEVNPRVSRSSALASKATGYPIAKMAAKIAVGYTLDELVNPVTGQTYACFEPTLDYIVSKIPRWPFDKFVNANRKLGTQMKATGEVMAIGRTFEESIHKAVRSLEIGVHRLHLKEAHKLDDETLRTRLVKPDDERMFLIAEAFRRGYTLQEIQDLTKVDWWFLDKIEGIVAFEDKIRKETALSKETLYAAKRKGFSDRSIAELRREGNPKGSNTDEHEVRATRLELGIKPVYKMVDTCAAEFEATTPYYYSTYEVENEVTETNKQKVLVLGSGPIRIGQGIEFDYSTVHAVWAIQKAGYEAVIINNNPETVSTDFSTSDRLYFEPLFFEDVMNVIEQEKPIGVIVQFGGQTAINLAAPLVKAGVRILGSSLESIDAAEDRKKFEALLRKLDIAQPQGSTVTSVDEAVETAQSLGYPVLVRPSYVLGGRAMEIVYSDQELLSYMEVAVKINPEHPVLIDRYMLGKEAEVDAICDGETVLIPGIMEHVERAGVHSGDSIAVYPPQSLSEDIKAQIVDITVKIAKELKVIGLVNIQFVIHNDNVYVIEVNPRSSRTVPFLSKVTNLPMANLATKAIMGTKLADLGYEDGLWPEDDFVSVKVPVFSFAKLRRVDPTLTPEMKSTGEVMGRDQQYAKALYKGLVGAGMKIPQQGAIIATVADKDKEEATELLRGFYQLGYKILATGGTATALEAAGIKVERVNKLSEGSPNILDMIREGKAHFVVNTLTKGKTPERDGFRIRREAVENGVVCMTSLDTVRALLRMIETINFASRPMPVLQK
- the pyrF gene encoding orotidine-5'-phosphate decarboxylase, giving the protein MLTKDQAAGRIMVALDYPDAGSADKLLRELEGIPCYMKVGMQLFYAAGPSFVDSLKRQGYRVFLDVKMHDIPNTVKGGANSITKLGVDMFNVHAAGGSAMMKAALEGVEAAVAGGAERPAVIAVTQLTSTSQEVLNGEIGIAGTVEQAVLRYAKLAQEAGLHGVVASPIEVEAIKAACGASFQTVTPGIRPSWAAVNDQSRIMTPSDALAQGTDYMVIGRPITAAPSPREALEKIIEEMTTHE